TCCGTACCGGAGGTGCAAGATGAATTTACTACACTTAAAATATGCTGTAGAAGTGGCAAAGACCAAATCAATTAATCAGGCTGCTAAAAATTTATATATGAACCAACCTAATTTAAGCAGAGCCATTAAAGAACTGGAAGACTCACTTGGGGTAAATCTCTTTCGTCGTACTTCAAAAGGTATAATAGTTACACCCCAAGGTGAAGAATTTCTAGTACATGCACGAAATATATTAGATCAAGTCGATGAAATAGAAGCCATGTATAAACAGGGCAAATCCTCTAAACAAAGATTCTCAATCTCAGTCCCCCGTGCTACATATATTTCCGCTGCTTTTGCAGAGTTTATAAAACTTATAGATCAAACAAAACCTATTGATATTTTTTATAAAGAAACCAATTCTATCCGTGCCATACAAAATATCCTGCAGTCCAATTATCAACTGGCAATTATACGGTATCAAGAAGTGTTTGACCGTTATTATGAAACAACATTCAATGAAAATGGACTTTCCTATGAACTAATTAATGAATTTAGTTATTGTATCTTAATGTCTAAAGGTAATCCTCTTTCTTATAAAAAGGTTCTTGAAGCTTCAGACTTAGAAGATGGAGTAGAAATTGCTTATGGGGACCCATATGTCCCAGCCCTTTCGGCCACGGAAGCAATAAAGGAGGAATTTTCAACTAATATAAATAAAAGAATTAATATATATGAAAGAGGAAGCCAATTTGATTTACTGCTAAAAGTACCTAATACCTTTATGAGGGTATCTCCTCTACCCCAAGAGTACTTGGACAAATACAATCTGGTACAAATCCCGTGCAAATCCGACAAGCGGATATATAGGGATGTGTTTATCTGTAAAAAAGGCTACCAATTGACTGATTTAGATAAACTTTTTCTTAAAAAAGTAAAAGAAGCCATAGAAGCAAGTAAATTATAATTCGAGAAAATGGGTATCTTTTACTCATATATTGTATGTTTTGCACAATAAACCCCATCATGTTTTATATGTTTTGTAGGGTATCGATAATGGTATATCGATAAATATATATCGATATACCATTTTTATATTTCACTTTTTTACTTACTCTTGTTAAAATACTAACAAACAGGAAGATTTTATATTTCATATATAAAGGAGGGATAACAATAGAACAAAA
This genomic interval from Herbinix luporum contains the following:
- a CDS encoding LysR family transcriptional regulator, translating into MNLLHLKYAVEVAKTKSINQAAKNLYMNQPNLSRAIKELEDSLGVNLFRRTSKGIIVTPQGEEFLVHARNILDQVDEIEAMYKQGKSSKQRFSISVPRATYISAAFAEFIKLIDQTKPIDIFYKETNSIRAIQNILQSNYQLAIIRYQEVFDRYYETTFNENGLSYELINEFSYCILMSKGNPLSYKKVLEASDLEDGVEIAYGDPYVPALSATEAIKEEFSTNINKRINIYERGSQFDLLLKVPNTFMRVSPLPQEYLDKYNLVQIPCKSDKRIYRDVFICKKGYQLTDLDKLFLKKVKEAIEASKL